From one Cyanobacterium stanieri PCC 7202 genomic stretch:
- a CDS encoding plastocyanin (PFAM: Copper binding proteins, plastocyanin/azurin family~TIGRFAM: plastocyanin~COGs: COG3794 Plastocyanin~InterPro IPR002387:IPR001235:IPR000923~KEGG: cyu:UCYN_02310 plastocyanin~PFAM: blue (type 1) copper domain protein~SPTR: Plastocyanin;~TIGRFAM: plastocyanin), protein MFKKIGLFLSSLVLAMMVVISATAPANAETVEVKMGADSGMLAFQPAEVTIKAGDTVKWVNNKLAPHNVVFDGSPELSHKGLAFSPGESFEVTFSEPGEYNYYCEPHRGAGMNGKVVVQ, encoded by the coding sequence ATGTTTAAGAAAATAGGATTATTTTTATCTTCCTTAGTATTAGCAATGATGGTAGTAATCTCCGCAACTGCCCCCGCTAATGCTGAAACCGTAGAAGTAAAAATGGGTGCAGATAGCGGTATGTTGGCTTTCCAACCCGCCGAAGTAACCATCAAAGCTGGTGATACCGTAAAATGGGTAAACAATAAATTAGCTCCCCATAACGTCGTATTTGATGGATCTCCCGAATTAAGCCACAAAGGTTTAGCATTCTCTCCCGGTGAATCTTTTGAAGTAACTTTCTCTGAACCCGGTGAATACAACTACTACTGTGAGCCTCATCGTGGTGCGGGAATGAACGGAAAAGTTGTTGTTCAATAA
- a CDS encoding hypothetical protein (KEGG: tet:TTHERM_00852720 hypothetical protein~SPTR: Putative uncharacterized protein) produces MNNYSDEVEILIKLKSQHLEQLNNISKSDNLSLNVLLNNLITDFLARHDSSHIQQSNYNQKQIKDIVERAIAPLITRIEKLENKATKNIKSSTTEPIKPTKIIPEENRKYLPRHQVWQILKKTTFVQHSGYDNFLKATPQELENYNIFFDTDKKRFYIEKTV; encoded by the coding sequence ATGAATAACTATTCCGATGAAGTAGAAATATTAATTAAACTTAAATCACAACATTTAGAACAACTTAACAATATTTCTAAGAGTGATAATCTTAGTCTTAATGTATTATTAAATAACCTAATTACTGATTTTTTAGCTCGACATGATTCTTCTCACATACAGCAATCAAATTATAACCAAAAACAAATTAAAGACATAGTAGAAAGGGCGATCGCCCCCTTGATAACAAGAATAGAAAAATTAGAAAATAAAGCCACTAAAAATATCAAATCATCCACCACAGAGCCTATCAAACCAACAAAAATTATTCCCGAAGAAAACAGAAAATATCTACCCCGTCACCAGGTATGGCAGATACTCAAAAAAACGACCTTCGTTCAACATTCAGGATACGATAACTTTTTAAAAGCCACCCCCCAAGAATTAGAAAACTATAATATCTTCTTCGATACCGACAAAAAAAGATTTTACATCGAAAAAACAGTATAA
- a CDS encoding heat shock protein DnaJ domain protein (PFAM: DnaJ domain~COGs: COG0484 DnaJ-class molecular chaperone with C-terminal Zn finger domain~InterPro IPR003095:IPR001623~KEGG: cyc:PCC7424_1503 heat shock protein DnaJ domain protein~PFAM: heat shock protein DnaJ domain protein~SMART: heat shock protein DnaJ domain protein~SPTR: Heat shock protein DnaJ domain protein) translates to MDYYQVLQIKSSASAQEIKEAYRRLVKKYHPDSQEATANHEEIIKINAAYEVLGDQKNRQNYDRTLINQQYNSINYRQAKSQSASQYYHAERRSHQAEDLSQFAWLQNVYTPLNFLFEKIIDPFEEELEELSADPFDDDLMSIFCDYLTNCRQYYEQGKSILKSQPNPPRYAGVAANCYYGLNHISDAIEELERFTMSYDYDCLHNAQELFRLATEVNEEARYMVNQTSY, encoded by the coding sequence ATGGATTATTACCAAGTTTTACAGATAAAATCTTCTGCTTCTGCCCAAGAAATCAAAGAGGCTTATCGCCGTTTGGTGAAAAAGTATCACCCCGATAGTCAAGAGGCAACGGCAAATCATGAAGAAATTATCAAAATTAATGCTGCCTATGAGGTATTGGGGGATCAAAAAAATCGCCAAAATTACGATCGCACTTTAATTAATCAACAATATAATTCGATCAATTATCGTCAGGCAAAAAGTCAATCAGCTTCCCAATATTACCACGCCGAAAGGCGATCGCACCAAGCCGAAGATCTCTCTCAATTTGCCTGGTTACAAAATGTTTATACCCCTCTAAACTTTTTATTTGAAAAAATAATCGATCCCTTTGAAGAAGAATTGGAAGAATTATCTGCTGATCCTTTTGATGATGATTTAATGTCAATTTTTTGTGATTATTTAACTAATTGTCGTCAATATTACGAGCAAGGAAAATCAATTTTAAAATCTCAACCCAACCCTCCTAGATATGCAGGGGTAGCCGCCAATTGTTATTATGGTCTAAATCATATTAGTGATGCCATTGAAGAGTTAGAAAGATTTACCATGAGCTATGATTACGATTGTTTACACAATGCCCAAGAACTATTTAGATTGGCAACAGAGGTAAACGAAGAAGCTCGTTATATGGTTAATCAAACCAGTTATTAA
- a CDS encoding cysteine synthase (PFAM: Pyridoxal-phosphate dependent enzyme~TIGRFAM: cysteine synthase A; cysteine synthases~COGs: COG0031 Cysteine synthase~InterPro IPR001926:IPR001216:IPR005856:IPR005859~KEGG: cyc:PCC7424_1502 cysteine synthase A~PFAM: Pyridoxal-5'-phosphate-dependent protein beta subunit~SPTR: Cysteine synthase;~TIGRFAM: cysteine synthase A; cysteine synthase) gives MKVAQNVTELIGKTPLVRLNRIPQSEGCGAEILVKLEGMNPSSSVKDRIGVNMINAAEKAGVITPNKTILVEPTSGNTGIALAMAAAAKGYQLILTMPETMSEERRAMLRAFGAKLELTPGSEGMRGCISRAQEIVETMPHAYMLQQFNNPANPEIHRLSTALEIWEDTDGQVDFVVAGVGTGGTITGISEVIKSKKPEFRAIAVEPANSAVISGNKPGSHKIQGIGAGFIPEVLRVDLIDEVITVTDDEAISYGRKLAREEGILSGISTGAALAAAIKLGQRPENKDKIIVMIQPSFGERYLSTPLFQDF, from the coding sequence ATGAAAGTCGCCCAAAATGTCACCGAATTAATCGGTAAAACCCCCCTAGTTAGATTAAATCGCATTCCCCAATCAGAAGGTTGTGGAGCGGAAATATTGGTAAAATTGGAAGGAATGAATCCATCTTCTTCGGTAAAAGATAGAATTGGGGTGAACATGATTAATGCGGCGGAAAAAGCAGGAGTAATCACCCCCAACAAAACTATTTTAGTTGAACCTACTTCTGGTAATACAGGCATTGCCCTTGCCATGGCAGCAGCAGCAAAGGGTTATCAATTAATTTTAACCATGCCTGAAACCATGAGCGAGGAAAGAAGGGCAATGTTAAGGGCTTTTGGGGCAAAGTTGGAGTTAACCCCCGGAAGTGAGGGAATGCGTGGCTGTATTTCTAGGGCACAGGAAATCGTCGAAACTATGCCCCATGCTTATATGTTACAGCAGTTTAATAACCCTGCTAATCCTGAAATTCATCGTCTTTCTACTGCCCTAGAGATTTGGGAGGATACCGATGGACAGGTTGATTTTGTTGTCGCAGGGGTTGGCACTGGTGGCACTATTACGGGAATAAGTGAAGTAATTAAGAGTAAAAAACCAGAATTTAGGGCGATCGCCGTTGAACCAGCCAATAGTGCGGTAATATCAGGCAATAAACCCGGATCTCACAAAATACAAGGAATTGGAGCAGGTTTTATCCCTGAAGTGTTGAGGGTTGATTTAATTGATGAAGTGATTACTGTCACCGATGATGAAGCCATTAGCTACGGTAGAAAATTAGCGAGGGAAGAAGGCATTTTATCAGGAATTTCCACTGGTGCAGCCCTTGCAGCAGCGATAAAATTGGGTCAAAGACCAGAGAATAAGGATAAGATTATAGTCATGATTCAACCGAGTTTCGGTGAGCGTTATCTTAGCACTCCTTTATTTCAAGATTTCTGA
- a CDS encoding CopG domain protein DNA-binding domain protein (KEGG: cyc:PCC7424_3143 CopG domain protein DNA-binding domain protein~SPTR: CopG domain protein DNA-binding domain protein), producing MAVKTKYLGVKLSEKRFLKLKKYAQLKDMTMTQIIESYIDRISLDKV from the coding sequence ATGGCAGTTAAAACTAAATATTTGGGAGTAAAGTTATCGGAGAAAAGATTTCTTAAACTGAAAAAATATGCTCAATTAAAAGATATGACTATGACCCAAATAATTGAGTCATATATTGATCGTATTAGCTTGGACAAGGTATAA
- a CDS encoding hypothetical protein (KEGG: cyc:PCC7424_0116 DALR anticodon binding domain protein~SPTR: DALR anticodon binding domain protein), giving the protein MNNIVVSIFLQQILEQVSLAWQEKKIHKSNNYLPDVCSLKLNKNNQKITFNSAICLKLAQYYSLNPLDIAEDFIIIYEGLVLNHDLIFFSASENKLQFAPSDLKGYSENLIINNNVLSICDDPLHKFYFTLNISGNGWLELTLTDEYLRDYLFLLSNYNFTHLVSKQNKISADFEYIYIHSRFCSILRSAHDQGIINLNDFDFHHNWGIQGIDRNIFNYLITEKKDCLGIIKTIIYCLENGCHNQKKQYLTMIKVMCQALYKWEKRCSIWGAIKDDNLPLAQGELALSAIALKYYQSLCKLVFTEDFPIEL; this is encoded by the coding sequence GTGAATAATATTGTAGTCAGTATTTTTTTACAGCAAATTTTAGAACAAGTAAGTCTTGCATGGCAAGAAAAAAAAATTCATAAGTCCAATAATTATCTACCAGATGTATGTTCATTGAAGCTCAATAAAAATAATCAAAAAATAACTTTTAATAGCGCAATTTGTTTGAAATTAGCACAGTATTATTCTTTGAATCCTTTAGATATAGCTGAAGATTTTATAATCATTTATGAGGGATTAGTGTTAAACCATGATTTAATTTTTTTTTCAGCCTCGGAAAATAAATTACAGTTTGCACCATCTGATTTGAAAGGATATTCAGAAAATTTGATTATTAATAATAATGTATTATCTATTTGCGATGATCCATTACACAAATTTTATTTTACTCTAAATATTTCTGGTAATGGTTGGTTAGAGTTAACCTTAACTGATGAATATTTGAGAGATTATCTTTTTCTTTTATCTAATTATAACTTTACTCATCTAGTTAGTAAACAAAATAAAATTAGTGCTGATTTTGAATACATTTATATCCATAGTCGTTTTTGTTCTATTTTAAGATCTGCTCATGATCAAGGAATTATTAATCTCAATGATTTTGATTTTCATCATAACTGGGGTATTCAGGGAATAGATAGAAATATTTTTAATTATTTAATAACCGAAAAAAAAGATTGTTTAGGTATAATAAAAACAATAATATATTGTTTGGAAAACGGTTGTCATAATCAAAAAAAACAGTATTTGACTATGATAAAAGTAATGTGTCAAGCCCTTTATAAATGGGAAAAAAGATGTAGTATTTGGGGTGCAATAAAAGACGATAACTTACCTTTAGCCCAAGGAGAATTAGCACTAAGTGCGATCGCCCTTAAATATTACCAAAGTTTATGTAAATTAGTATTTACAGAGGATTTTCCCATAGAATTATAA
- a CDS encoding serine/threonine protein kinase (PFAM: Protein kinase domain~COGs: COG0515 Serine/threonine protein kinase~InterProIPR017442:IPR017441:IPR008271:IPR000719:IPR 020635:IPR002290~KEGG: cyc:PCC7424_4513 serine/threonine protein kinase~PFAM: Serine/threonine-protein kinase-like domain~SMART: serine/threonine protein kinase; Tyrosine-protein kinase, catalytic domain~SPTR: Serine/threonine protein kinase), which translates to MNTTTLLNNRYKVIESIGRGGFGETFLAVDTHSPSGKRCVIKQLKPIINESSIPEWMYDRFEQEARILEHVGDEQNQVPRLHAYFCEDKNFYLVQEWVEGITLTKKIQQEGKMSPEEVEKFLLNILPVLGYIHRENIVHRDVKPDNIILRAKDNLPVLIDFGAVKEALTTFVYSQGQSAYSMAIGTPGYMSSEQAAGRPIYSSDLYSLGLTAVYLLTGKSPQHLRSDNRTGEILWRDEIPDLHSNLAGVIDKAIRFSPRERFSSASEMLEALKPNTSHQATMGFGSPAIPNHVPPAHTISNEPTIAVGGRYGSPNIVNNSHNGTIRRGNGGTMAVDSPTEGYEEEEKRGFFGALLPILWLSLIAIASFTLGYGVIANLFSNSNGDFANESGQNQTTETPEDVEPPTIESNRRNPILNPDIFRRPQSEEEITEEEIPPEESAENQEGDTGATDNETTSPDTIPPESSGGQNQPPTTIPPVDNNNSQGRGRGDSPPRGNSGGGNSLPVLTTGNVVNEIVGRLGQPSQRQSNPSENATIWSYDNIFNSSAQVSYKIDDSSGRVREVDLSFPTSTDMETMAATFDRLLRGNLTPVVREALRQVNDGETDLRSFSVANWNGQIRKINGRININVWVME; encoded by the coding sequence ATGAATACCACAACATTGTTAAATAATCGTTATAAAGTCATAGAATCGATTGGTAGAGGAGGATTTGGTGAAACTTTCTTGGCGGTTGACACCCACTCCCCTTCGGGCAAACGATGCGTGATTAAACAACTCAAGCCGATTATTAATGAGTCTAGCATTCCTGAATGGATGTATGATCGCTTTGAACAAGAGGCTCGTATATTAGAACACGTGGGAGATGAGCAGAATCAAGTACCCCGTCTCCATGCTTATTTTTGCGAGGATAAAAACTTTTATTTGGTGCAGGAATGGGTTGAAGGTATTACCCTTACCAAAAAAATTCAACAGGAGGGGAAAATGTCCCCTGAAGAGGTCGAGAAATTTTTATTAAATATATTGCCTGTGTTGGGTTACATTCACCGAGAAAATATTGTCCATCGAGATGTCAAGCCTGATAATATTATTCTCCGTGCCAAGGATAATTTACCTGTTTTAATTGATTTTGGGGCGGTAAAAGAAGCCCTTACCACTTTTGTTTATTCTCAAGGACAGTCCGCCTACTCTATGGCAATCGGTACCCCCGGCTATATGTCCTCTGAACAAGCGGCAGGGCGCCCCATCTATTCTAGTGATTTATATAGCTTAGGTTTGACGGCGGTATATTTATTGACAGGCAAATCCCCCCAACATTTGCGTAGTGATAATCGTACGGGGGAAATTTTGTGGCGGGATGAAATTCCTGATTTACATTCTAACTTAGCAGGAGTTATAGATAAAGCGATTCGTTTCAGTCCTCGAGAGCGTTTTTCTAGTGCCTCGGAAATGTTGGAGGCATTGAAACCGAATACTTCCCATCAGGCGACGATGGGCTTTGGTAGTCCTGCAATACCCAATCATGTACCTCCTGCCCACACCATTAGTAATGAACCCACCATTGCTGTGGGAGGACGTTATGGTAGTCCAAATATTGTTAATAATTCCCATAATGGCACCATCAGAAGGGGTAATGGTGGCACTATGGCGGTTGATTCTCCGACGGAGGGATATGAGGAGGAGGAAAAAAGAGGCTTCTTTGGCGCCTTACTACCCATTTTATGGTTATCTCTCATTGCGATCGCCTCTTTCACCCTCGGTTATGGGGTAATTGCCAATTTATTTAGTAATTCTAACGGTGACTTTGCTAACGAATCAGGACAAAATCAAACCACCGAAACCCCCGAGGATGTTGAACCCCCTACCATTGAATCAAATCGCCGTAACCCCATTTTAAACCCTGATATATTCCGTCGTCCTCAGTCAGAAGAGGAAATAACTGAGGAAGAGATTCCCCCTGAAGAATCGGCAGAAAATCAAGAAGGTGATACAGGTGCTACGGATAACGAAACCACCTCCCCAGACACCATACCTCCAGAGTCTTCTGGTGGACAAAATCAACCCCCTACTACTATTCCCCCCGTGGATAATAATAACTCTCAAGGGCGAGGTAGGGGTGATAGTCCTCCCCGTGGTAACTCTGGCGGTGGAAATTCTTTACCTGTGTTGACTACTGGTAATGTGGTTAATGAAATTGTCGGTAGACTTGGACAACCTAGTCAAAGACAGTCTAATCCTTCGGAAAATGCCACTATTTGGAGTTATGATAATATTTTCAATAGCAGTGCTCAGGTTAGTTATAAAATCGATGATAGTAGTGGTCGTGTTAGGGAAGTAGATTTATCTTTTCCAACTTCTACGGACATGGAAACCATGGCGGCGACTTTTGACCGTTTATTGAGGGGGAATTTAACTCCTGTGGTACGAGAGGCTTTACGACAAGTGAATGATGGAGAAACGGATTTGAGATCTTTTAGTGTGGCAAATTGGAATGGTCAGATCAGAAAGATTAATGGCAGAATTAATATTAATGTTTGGGTGATGGAGTAG